Proteins from a single region of Acidianus ambivalens:
- a CDS encoding DNA-directed RNA polymerase subunit M, whose protein sequence is MNKKERRIAVLVEGKEISAICVFRGQFLEHLFLGKSKEEVLSQFNNSSVSKEITSTSASNDLEEICRFIVEKISQKINKVNS, encoded by the coding sequence TTGAATAAAAAAGAAAGAAGAATAGCAGTGCTAGTTGAAGGTAAAGAAATAAGTGCTATCTGCGTTTTTAGAGGACAATTTCTGGAGCATCTTTTTTTAGGTAAGAGTAAAGAGGAAGTTCTTTCACAATTTAATAATTCTTCTGTAAGTAAGGAGATTACGAGCACTTCAGCCTCAAATGACCTTGAAGAAATATGTAGATTTATAGTAGAGAAGATATCGCAAAAAATAAATAAAGTAAATTCTTAG
- a CDS encoding exosome complex RNA-binding protein Csl4: MKGQGEITFPGDLLGVIEEFSPGEGSYEEDGNVRSSTIGKVFYDMINRRSNVLSPKKSIMVTLRKAKYVYGIVNLIKEDVANVDIVSIEEKFITPISGLLHISQISNKRLNSILEAIRVGDVIKAKPLTFTPPISLTIKQKDLGVIFAQCSICGHMMIKLDEEHLKCVYCGNVEQRKVGNYVVKKYAN; this comes from the coding sequence ATGAAAGGCCAAGGAGAGATAACTTTCCCCGGAGATTTACTGGGAGTAATCGAAGAATTTTCTCCTGGAGAAGGATCTTATGAAGAAGACGGAAATGTTAGGTCTTCGACTATAGGAAAAGTATTTTATGACATGATCAACAGAAGAAGCAACGTTCTTTCTCCTAAAAAATCTATTATGGTAACTTTAAGGAAGGCTAAATACGTTTACGGTATAGTAAATCTAATAAAGGAAGACGTAGCCAACGTTGATATTGTAAGCATAGAAGAGAAATTCATAACACCAATTTCTGGACTTTTACACATCTCTCAAATAAGTAATAAAAGGTTAAACTCTATATTAGAAGCAATCAGAGTTGGAGACGTGATAAAAGCTAAACCTTTGACATTTACTCCCCCAATTAGTTTAACCATAAAACAAAAAGATCTAGGAGTAATCTTTGCCCAATGTTCAATTTGCGGGCATATGATGATCAAATTAGATGAGGAACATTTAAAATGTGTATATTGCGGTAATGTAGAACAGAGAAAAGTAGGAAATTACGTGGTGAAAAAATATGCAAATTAA
- a CDS encoding transketolase family protein gives MLQGSFYSIREAFGRTLVKLGEEDKDIVVITADVGDSTRASYFREKFPDRYFNVGISEQDMVNFAAGLAAVGKKPVVANFAMFTMRAWEQIRNTTGRMNLNVKFTVTHAGYSDSGDGSSHQALEDIALMRTIPNFKVVVPADAAEVERSLPVIIKEQGPIYYRMGREYSPSITTGMDYKFEIGKAYVLKDGDDLAIMGAGVVLWDALKAAEELEKMGISTAVINVPTIKPIDENTIEYYARKTGRIVTVEEHTIYGGVGSAIAEVVVQKYPVPMRFIGSTTFGRSARSQRELLDYYGINAENIIKKALELMK, from the coding sequence ATGTTGCAAGGCAGTTTCTACTCAATACGTGAAGCATTTGGAAGGACGTTAGTAAAGCTTGGAGAAGAAGATAAGGACATCGTGGTAATTACTGCTGACGTTGGGGATTCTACTAGAGCTTCTTATTTTAGAGAAAAATTCCCTGATAGGTACTTTAACGTTGGTATTTCAGAGCAGGATATGGTAAATTTTGCCGCAGGCTTAGCAGCAGTTGGTAAAAAACCTGTTGTTGCGAATTTTGCAATGTTTACAATGAGGGCATGGGAGCAAATAAGGAACACCACTGGAAGAATGAACCTTAATGTTAAGTTTACTGTTACTCATGCTGGTTATAGTGATAGTGGAGATGGATCCAGTCATCAAGCTCTAGAAGATATAGCATTAATGCGGACTATACCTAATTTTAAAGTTGTAGTACCAGCAGATGCAGCAGAAGTCGAGAGAAGTCTTCCAGTTATTATCAAGGAACAAGGGCCTATATATTATAGAATGGGAAGAGAATATTCTCCATCAATAACTACTGGTATGGACTATAAATTTGAGATAGGCAAAGCTTACGTATTAAAAGATGGTGATGATTTAGCTATAATGGGAGCAGGAGTAGTACTATGGGACGCTTTAAAGGCTGCAGAGGAGCTCGAAAAGATGGGAATTTCTACTGCAGTAATTAACGTTCCAACGATTAAGCCTATTGATGAGAATACGATAGAGTATTATGCAAGGAAGACCGGTAGAATAGTCACAGTGGAAGAGCATACGATATACGGTGGAGTAGGTTCAGCGATAGCTGAAGTTGTGGTACAAAAATATCCAGTGCCTATGAGGTTTATCGGAAGCACTACTTTTGGTAGGTCTGCTAGGAGTCAAAGAGAATTATTGGATTATTATGGTATAAATGCTGAAAATATTATTAAGAAGGCTTTAGAGTTGATGAAATGA
- a CDS encoding single-stranded DNA exonuclease yields the protein MENFIKEPTPEEAKKLIESINKEESLCIRIPYNVDAILAASLIIKYMESPSAISFSSSNCELEFSEKEEGKFVRFKNTQVFIGNSSFSSIIPITTEDILPILTGISSSVVLERRNFSDWELSIMKNSENLGITIEKNLKIPSYHDAPIFLSLIESFDPYIPTVTGSRENAIALINEIGIDELSKLTELNEGALNTLIFKIVSLIMKINPKVTRDDIITDRIFYLNYDSLELAFSFIYFLDTIGSKILVDFALNQSIARILINKFREIIGKGFSIGSITEDKKFFIVDSNLKSPTLLQLILLQTQKVRKDKPIVIKDGNKLLTSRYFINTEKEGLIEVEGRD from the coding sequence ATGGAGAACTTTATAAAAGAGCCGACTCCTGAGGAGGCAAAGAAACTAATAGAAAGCATTAACAAAGAGGAAAGTCTTTGTATAAGAATTCCTTATAATGTGGATGCAATACTTGCAGCTTCTTTGATTATAAAATACATGGAGAGTCCTTCTGCAATATCCTTCTCTTCAAGTAATTGTGAATTAGAATTTTCTGAAAAAGAAGAAGGTAAATTTGTTAGATTTAAAAATACTCAGGTTTTTATTGGAAACTCGTCTTTCTCATCAATAATACCAATAACTACTGAAGATATCTTACCAATATTAACTGGAATATCCTCTAGCGTAGTATTAGAAAGGAGAAACTTTAGCGATTGGGAGCTTTCAATAATGAAGAACTCAGAAAATTTAGGAATTACTATAGAGAAAAACCTAAAAATTCCTTCATATCATGATGCACCAATTTTCTTATCCCTAATTGAATCTTTTGATCCGTATATACCTACGGTAACTGGAAGCAGAGAAAATGCGATAGCATTAATAAATGAGATAGGTATTGATGAACTTTCTAAACTAACTGAACTTAATGAAGGGGCTTTAAATACGTTAATTTTCAAAATTGTAAGTTTAATAATGAAAATAAATCCTAAGGTCACTAGAGATGACATAATAACTGATAGAATATTCTACCTTAATTACGATTCACTAGAACTCGCTTTCTCCTTTATTTACTTTCTAGATACTATAGGTTCAAAAATTTTGGTCGACTTTGCTTTAAACCAATCAATTGCAAGAATATTAATTAATAAATTTAGAGAAATCATAGGAAAAGGATTTTCAATAGGATCAATTACTGAGGATAAAAAATTCTTTATAGTAGATAGCAATTTGAAATCACCTACTCTCCTACAATTAATTTTGTTGCAAACACAGAAGGTAAGAAAGGATAAGCCAATAGTGATAAAAGATGGCAACAAATTATTAACGTCAAGATATTTTATTAACACTGAAAAGGAAGGATTGATAGAAGTTGAAGGCAGAGATTAA
- a CDS encoding chorismate mutase has translation MSELEDLRKEIEEIDENIIKLLSRRFQISQQIGKIKKEKGIPITDENRESKVKEKWITLARKYGIPESFVESFLTMIFSYSKLYQVNPKYKRRIVIIGYGGMARSLSSLFKISGQEVVITGRDLKKAEALSSEFNFVTMNVESALSWGEVIISTLPPSAYFSDFMSEMYRKMKAKIFMDITSSKAKIFKDIEDKSIKYNFMYLSIHPLFGPYLYPVGEKVVLIPSKTSTSIVRDIYEFFMDNGLVPLISSLEDHEKAMSVVQVLPHFYLLALSSSIQELSKELGIDFKKFETTNFREVYKIINRINEIKNVILEIQENNPYADKAREFGVRELNNLYTQLMGKKNDALHS, from the coding sequence ATGAGCGAGCTTGAAGATTTAAGGAAAGAAATAGAAGAAATAGATGAAAATATAATAAAACTATTATCTAGGAGGTTTCAAATTTCGCAACAAATTGGGAAGATAAAAAAGGAGAAAGGAATTCCAATAACTGATGAGAATAGGGAATCTAAAGTTAAGGAAAAATGGATAACTTTAGCCAGAAAATATGGTATTCCAGAATCTTTCGTAGAATCCTTTTTAACAATGATTTTTTCTTATTCTAAATTATATCAAGTAAATCCCAAATATAAGAGGAGAATTGTAATTATTGGCTATGGCGGTATGGCTAGATCTTTATCGTCACTTTTCAAAATATCTGGGCAAGAAGTAGTTATAACTGGTAGAGATCTTAAAAAGGCTGAGGCTTTGTCCTCTGAGTTTAACTTCGTAACAATGAATGTTGAGTCTGCTTTAAGCTGGGGAGAAGTCATAATTTCTACATTACCTCCATCAGCGTATTTTTCGGATTTTATGAGCGAAATGTACAGGAAGATGAAAGCCAAAATTTTTATGGATATAACTTCATCTAAAGCCAAAATTTTTAAAGATATAGAAGATAAGTCAATAAAATATAATTTCATGTATTTATCTATTCATCCTCTTTTTGGTCCGTATTTATATCCTGTAGGGGAGAAAGTTGTTTTAATTCCATCTAAGACTTCAACTTCTATTGTAAGGGATATTTATGAGTTTTTTATGGATAACGGTTTAGTTCCTTTAATTTCTAGCTTAGAAGACCATGAAAAGGCAATGAGTGTAGTTCAAGTTTTACCTCATTTTTACTTATTAGCTTTATCATCTAGCATTCAAGAGCTTTCAAAAGAACTTGGAATAGATTTTAAAAAATTTGAAACTACGAATTTTAGAGAGGTATATAAAATTATTAACAGAATAAATGAAATTAAAAACGTCATATTAGAAATTCAAGAAAATAACCCTTATGCTGATAAGGCAAGAGAATTTGGAGTAAGAGAATTAAATAACCTATACACCCAATTAATGGGGAAGAAAAATGATGCTCTTCATTCTTAG
- a CDS encoding HesA/MoeB/ThiF family protein, protein MDRFSRQLLTLGIDVQEKIMCTKVLVAGCGALGSSIAELLVRLGVKELKIVDADVVELSNLHRTHIFTEKDLMKPKVLACKEFLEKINSEVKIEPIFDIIDETNAEDLVKDVDVVFDGLDNINYRLILNDACVKYEKPLIYAGISGEYGNAKLVIPGKTSCLACFLQPSDSRNACDIIGTTTVVPNFLASIQVQLFINYLRGYSEDELVIADLKDLRLDKIKMKKNPQCEACSLHEYKYLRHMDINCGLTRAEKAEGDRIFSSNGVELYKYNGGYIICYNQKCFKKRIA, encoded by the coding sequence ATGGATAGGTTTTCTAGGCAATTATTGACCCTTGGTATAGACGTTCAAGAAAAGATAATGTGTACTAAAGTTCTAGTTGCTGGTTGCGGTGCTTTAGGTAGCTCTATTGCAGAACTTCTAGTTAGATTAGGAGTTAAAGAGTTAAAAATTGTAGATGCTGACGTTGTAGAACTGAGTAATTTACATAGAACTCACATCTTTACTGAAAAAGATTTAATGAAACCAAAAGTCCTTGCCTGCAAGGAATTCCTTGAAAAAATAAACTCTGAAGTAAAAATTGAGCCTATTTTTGATATAATAGATGAAACCAATGCCGAAGATTTAGTAAAAGACGTAGATGTAGTTTTTGATGGTTTAGATAATATAAATTATAGGCTAATACTTAATGATGCATGTGTAAAATATGAGAAGCCTTTAATTTACGCTGGAATATCAGGAGAATACGGCAACGCTAAATTAGTTATTCCAGGTAAAACTTCATGCTTAGCTTGTTTTTTACAGCCATCAGATTCAAGAAATGCCTGCGATATCATTGGAACAACTACAGTAGTTCCTAATTTCTTGGCATCAATTCAAGTTCAACTATTCATAAACTACCTAAGAGGATATTCTGAGGATGAACTCGTAATTGCTGATCTAAAAGATCTTCGACTTGATAAGATTAAAATGAAAAAAAATCCACAATGCGAAGCATGTTCCCTTCATGAATACAAATATTTAAGGCATATGGATATAAACTGTGGGTTAACTAGAGCTGAAAAAGCAGAAGGAGATAGAATATTTTCCTCTAATGGTGTAGAACTGTATAAATATAATGGAGGCTATATCATTTGCTATAACCAAAAATGTTTTAAAAAGAGGATAGCGTAA
- the dph2 gene encoding diphthamide biosynthesis enzyme Dph2, whose protein sequence is MNYFFDEDKVVEEIKKRNAKKVLLQFPEGLRYFSTEIVSKLEDKIKDVEFIISGEPSWGACDIAEDEAQILGVDLIIHFGHTPYTWYYPKFPTVFIPTESNLKIEEKVIDETKELAKKYNPRKISLSATIQHAKLLPELKEHFTEFEVEIGKPSNPFMLDGQILGCDYKAIPLDVDLHINISGGKFHALGIGLYTGKPVINIDPYSKRAEDLTNEVNKILKIRYSKIMQALDAKTWVIIQGIKVGQNRPLMVKYLEKKLKEKGYKVYVISNKVLNVDTLRNIDRSYIDAYVVTSCPRLPTDDLYNFEKPVLTPGEARMVINNKLEPYIFPW, encoded by the coding sequence GTGAACTATTTTTTTGATGAAGATAAGGTAGTAGAGGAAATAAAAAAGAGGAATGCAAAAAAAGTTTTATTACAATTTCCTGAAGGTTTAAGATATTTTTCTACAGAAATTGTTTCTAAGTTAGAAGATAAAATAAAGGACGTAGAATTTATAATATCCGGAGAACCAAGTTGGGGAGCTTGCGACATAGCTGAAGACGAAGCACAAATACTCGGCGTAGATTTAATAATACATTTTGGTCACACGCCTTACACCTGGTATTATCCTAAATTTCCCACAGTATTCATACCAACAGAAAGTAACCTAAAGATTGAAGAAAAAGTGATAGACGAGACGAAAGAGTTAGCAAAAAAATATAACCCAAGGAAAATATCGCTTTCAGCAACTATTCAGCACGCAAAACTTTTGCCAGAATTAAAAGAACATTTCACAGAATTTGAAGTAGAAATAGGAAAGCCTTCTAATCCCTTCATGTTAGACGGTCAAATATTGGGTTGCGATTATAAGGCAATACCCTTAGACGTAGATCTGCATATTAACATCTCTGGCGGAAAATTCCACGCATTAGGAATAGGACTATACACTGGTAAGCCTGTAATAAATATTGACCCCTATTCTAAAAGAGCCGAAGACTTAACTAATGAAGTTAACAAAATCCTGAAAATTAGATATTCTAAAATAATGCAAGCATTGGATGCAAAGACCTGGGTTATAATTCAAGGAATTAAAGTAGGGCAAAATAGACCTTTAATGGTAAAATACCTTGAAAAGAAGTTAAAAGAAAAAGGGTACAAAGTTTACGTCATAAGTAACAAGGTACTTAACGTGGACACTTTAAGGAATATCGATAGGAGTTATATAGACGCATATGTAGTAACTTCGTGCCCAAGACTTCCTACCGACGATTTATATAACTTTGAAAAACCAGTATTAACTCCAGGAGAGGCTAGAATGGTTATAAATAATAAGTTAGAACCATATATTTTCCCTTGGTAA
- a CDS encoding 50S ribosomal protein L16, whose product MPLRPGRCYRHFSGPAYTRKEYIPGVPMPKITKFTMGTANKDYDYEVRMIVKELGQIRHNALEAARVMALKRISKLVGNETDFFLWVLKYPHHVLRENKMMAFAGADRLQDGMRLSFGKPIGTAVRIVKQGDVLMILRVKKEHLAFAKEAFEVASKKLPLDVEIVITPLKQEAKTQ is encoded by the coding sequence ATGCCGTTAAGACCAGGTAGATGTTACAGGCACTTCTCTGGGCCAGCTTATACTAGAAAAGAATACATACCAGGAGTACCAATGCCAAAAATTACAAAATTCACTATGGGTACTGCAAATAAAGATTACGATTACGAGGTTAGAATGATAGTAAAGGAGTTAGGGCAAATAAGACATAATGCATTAGAAGCGGCAAGAGTAATGGCTTTAAAGAGAATTTCAAAATTAGTAGGTAATGAAACAGACTTCTTCCTCTGGGTATTAAAATATCCTCACCACGTTTTAAGAGAAAACAAGATGATGGCTTTCGCTGGAGCAGACAGATTACAAGACGGAATGAGATTATCTTTCGGTAAACCCATAGGAACTGCAGTAAGAATAGTAAAACAAGGAGACGTCCTAATGATACTTAGAGTTAAGAAAGAGCACTTAGCCTTTGCAAAAGAAGCCTTTGAAGTTGCCTCTAAAAAACTTCCTTTAGACGTAGAGATTGTCATTACTCCGTTAAAACAGGAGGCAAAAACTCAGTGA
- a CDS encoding DNA-directed RNA polymerase subunit L: MQIKILKSNDTYAEIEIEGEEHTLGNLLAGSLRKVEGVIYASYYQPHPLVNSIVLKVMTNGEIKPMDAIKKAIEIAENYANKYLEEIKKIE; this comes from the coding sequence ATGCAAATTAAGATATTAAAATCTAATGATACATATGCTGAAATAGAAATTGAGGGAGAAGAGCATACTCTAGGAAATCTTTTAGCCGGAAGTTTAAGGAAAGTTGAAGGAGTTATTTATGCTTCATATTATCAACCTCATCCATTAGTCAATTCAATAGTATTAAAAGTAATGACTAATGGAGAAATTAAGCCCATGGATGCAATTAAAAAGGCTATAGAAATTGCAGAAAATTACGCAAATAAATATCTCGAGGAAATAAAGAAAATTGAATAA
- a CDS encoding lysylphosphatidylglycerol synthase domain-containing protein: MNWKNIITIMLPFLALFIYSLIFHVNIILALEKINYIVVLSFLSAYIAQMLIISIRDKYIVKVSYKNAFKARLLGNASSLLIPGWAGQELARAAIYNLEKKNFIESLSLSIAEAPFDVISGAILFIIVLPLKFYYIEFIYIIVALGNIIGWSIGMTYVYSTAGKYVETEKKLMKLIKIDKYYFLLLQSKDSIKNSIGNKRFIIYMALSFLGYLVLSAGLYPLIPNYFYDIIIIMAYFAATLFPIPAASGVSELALAIVLPSSYVFDIIILEYVSYALGFIFLREVSFSELKKDIDKIKKDGELYKRADS, from the coding sequence ATGAACTGGAAAAACATTATCACAATAATGCTGCCATTTCTAGCTTTATTCATTTACTCATTAATATTTCACGTAAATATAATTCTTGCCTTAGAAAAAATTAATTATATAGTTGTACTGAGTTTCTTATCAGCTTATATAGCACAAATGTTAATTATTTCAATTAGAGATAAATATATAGTAAAAGTGTCTTATAAAAATGCATTTAAGGCTAGACTATTAGGAAATGCTAGCTCACTTTTGATTCCAGGCTGGGCTGGACAAGAACTTGCAAGAGCTGCAATTTATAATTTAGAAAAAAAGAATTTTATTGAAAGTTTGAGTTTATCTATTGCCGAAGCTCCATTTGATGTTATTTCTGGTGCAATATTATTTATTATCGTTCTTCCATTAAAATTTTATTATATTGAATTTATATATATTATAGTGGCATTAGGGAATATAATAGGGTGGAGTATTGGAATGACTTATGTTTATTCAACAGCTGGAAAATATGTCGAGACTGAGAAAAAATTAATGAAATTAATAAAAATAGATAAATATTATTTTCTTTTATTACAAAGTAAAGATAGTATAAAAAATTCTATAGGAAATAAAAGATTCATAATATATATGGCTTTATCCTTTCTTGGCTATCTAGTATTAAGTGCAGGATTATATCCTTTAATTCCAAATTATTTTTACGATATTATAATAATCATGGCATATTTTGCAGCCACTCTTTTCCCTATACCTGCTGCATCAGGAGTTTCAGAACTTGCCTTAGCAATAGTACTACCGTCTTCTTACGTTTTTGATATAATCATTCTAGAATATGTAAGTTATGCATTGGGATTTATTTTCTTGAGAGAAGTTAGCTTTAGTGAACTTAAAAAAGATATAGATAAAATAAAGAAAGATGGAGAACTTTATAAAAGAGCCGACTCCTGA
- a CDS encoding transketolase: MGERDGIPISIDELNKLKAIAERARRNVIKMQFYDHSIHVGSSLSSIEILTTLIFRYIRDGQQKINKDWLILSKGHAAPALYAVLHEKGLIKEEELWKIQAIDGLLQGHPEIYIPGVDMSTGSLGQGLSFGIGVATGIKMAKGSGRVFVIMGDGEQDEGEVWEAATHAVARNLDNLIAFIEVNGYQLDAKTSEVKPKDFLPDVYKAIGWRTFSCDGHDILSIINAVEEALKARKPAVIFAKTLRGKGFTPIENTKIQRANPDVARQFLLNT; encoded by the coding sequence ATGGGTGAGCGTGATGGAATTCCAATATCAATAGATGAACTAAATAAATTAAAGGCAATAGCAGAAAGAGCTAGAAGAAACGTTATAAAAATGCAATTTTACGACCACTCTATACATGTAGGGTCTTCTCTAAGTAGTATAGAGATTCTTACTACCCTTATATTTAGATATATAAGAGACGGTCAACAAAAGATAAATAAAGATTGGTTAATTCTAAGTAAAGGGCATGCGGCACCAGCGTTATATGCAGTCCTACATGAAAAAGGCTTGATTAAGGAAGAAGAATTATGGAAAATTCAAGCAATAGACGGCTTATTACAAGGACATCCTGAAATCTACATCCCCGGAGTTGACATGTCTACTGGTAGTTTAGGCCAAGGGTTAAGTTTTGGCATTGGGGTTGCTACTGGCATAAAGATGGCTAAAGGTAGCGGCAGAGTATTCGTAATAATGGGAGATGGGGAACAAGACGAAGGAGAAGTATGGGAAGCGGCAACTCATGCGGTTGCAAGAAATCTTGATAACCTTATAGCATTCATAGAAGTTAATGGTTACCAACTTGATGCGAAGACTTCAGAAGTAAAACCAAAGGATTTCTTACCGGACGTTTATAAGGCTATAGGTTGGAGAACGTTTTCATGTGACGGCCATGATATATTAAGTATAATTAATGCTGTAGAAGAAGCGTTAAAGGCAAGAAAACCTGCAGTAATTTTCGCTAAAACGCTTAGAGGTAAAGGTTTCACTCCAATTGAAAATACAAAAATACAGAGGGCGAATCCAGATGTTGCAAGGCAGTTTCTACTCAATACGTGA
- a CDS encoding KEOPS complex subunit Pcc1 gives MKAEINIQIQSPHAKEIINSLKVDNINIPQDMQIDMNYNENYANIKIIMEISSPKDILTLRNTADEILEHANLIINLLENKRIA, from the coding sequence TTGAAGGCAGAGATTAATATTCAAATCCAGAGCCCTCACGCAAAAGAAATTATAAACAGTTTGAAAGTTGATAACATAAACATTCCACAGGATATGCAAATAGATATGAACTATAATGAGAATTATGCAAATATAAAAATAATAATGGAAATTTCTTCTCCTAAAGATATATTAACTTTAAGAAACACGGCTGACGAGATACTTGAACATGCAAATTTAATTATAAACCTCCTAGAAAATAAAAGGATAGCTTAA
- a CDS encoding transcription factor S → MKFCPKCHSMMVPRKINGKNVYKCLKCGYEEEVKSSEVITTKIKHSETEKTLVLEEEMPQGAQKIKGVICPNCKNDEAYFWILQTRAADEPATRFYKCTKCGKVWREYE, encoded by the coding sequence ATGAAGTTCTGTCCTAAATGTCATTCAATGATGGTACCTAGAAAAATTAATGGTAAAAATGTATATAAATGTCTAAAATGCGGTTATGAGGAAGAAGTTAAGTCCTCTGAAGTAATAACTACAAAGATAAAACACTCTGAAACAGAAAAAACCCTCGTTTTAGAGGAAGAAATGCCACAAGGAGCTCAGAAAATTAAAGGAGTAATATGCCCTAACTGTAAGAATGACGAAGCGTACTTCTGGATCTTACAAACTAGAGCAGCGGACGAGCCAGCAACTAGGTTTTATAAGTGCACTAAGTGCGGTAAGGTTTGGAGAGAATACGAGTAA